From a region of the uncultured Desulfatiglans sp. genome:
- a CDS encoding conserved hypothetical protein (Evidence 4 : Unknown function but conserved in other organisms), producing the protein MDKRLVSVVRYDEAARSVERAVALCDGLKGVPRDARTFIKPNIVFWTRHVPFPKWGVITTSRVVADVVAVLKAYGIEHVTIGEGMVTYDPKDVATPAHAFEMLGYRRLEERYGVRCVNIHERPFRTVDLGEGIRAKVNADILESDFVVDLPVLKTHSQTVVSLGVKNLKGCLSIASRKFFHDTRDGLDLHRKVAGLPGMLPERSLTILDGIFTNERGPGFDGRIRRKDILVASADWLSADLVGAALLGYAPEEVPHLDYLVKKMGRASDLGDVEIRGEKIADQRLLHAYAFPYTKDGSLPVPMKRMGIEGLAYRQYDQTLCTYCALLSAALVPAVARAWKGEPWNEVEVLTGKVMRPTPGKKKTILLGKCIYLANRNHPDIAEMLAVKSCPPSPEEVVDVFHRAGILIERGLIEDIEAVPGLFMQKYEGKPEFDEGLFRIP; encoded by the coding sequence ATGGATAAACGGCTCGTTTCGGTTGTCCGCTATGATGAGGCGGCCCGCTCCGTCGAAAGGGCCGTGGCGCTTTGCGACGGATTAAAGGGCGTCCCACGGGACGCAAGGACCTTCATCAAACCGAATATCGTCTTTTGGACCCGCCACGTACCGTTTCCCAAATGGGGGGTCATCACCACTTCCCGTGTGGTGGCGGATGTGGTGGCTGTTTTAAAGGCCTACGGGATCGAACATGTGACCATCGGAGAGGGGATGGTGACCTACGATCCGAAAGATGTCGCGACACCGGCCCATGCCTTCGAGATGCTCGGCTATCGCCGGCTTGAAGAGCGTTATGGGGTCCGATGCGTGAATATCCACGAACGTCCCTTCAGAACGGTGGATCTCGGGGAGGGCATCCGCGCAAAGGTCAACGCGGATATCCTGGAAAGCGATTTTGTCGTGGACCTGCCGGTACTCAAGACCCATTCTCAGACGGTTGTGAGCCTCGGGGTCAAGAACCTGAAAGGCTGCCTGAGTATCGCTTCACGGAAGTTCTTTCATGATACGAGGGATGGACTTGATCTGCACCGGAAGGTGGCCGGGCTGCCTGGCATGCTGCCGGAGCGTTCTCTGACCATCCTGGATGGAATTTTCACGAACGAGCGTGGCCCCGGCTTCGACGGGCGGATCAGGCGGAAGGATATCCTGGTGGCCTCTGCGGACTGGCTCTCCGCCGACCTGGTGGGGGCGGCCCTGCTTGGCTACGCCCCTGAAGAAGTGCCGCATCTCGACTATCTGGTGAAGAAAATGGGCCGGGCGTCGGATCTGGGAGATGTCGAGATCCGCGGAGAAAAGATCGCGGATCAGCGTCTGCTGCATGCCTATGCCTTCCCTTATACGAAGGACGGCTCGCTGCCTGTGCCCATGAAGCGCATGGGCATCGAGGGGTTGGCTTACCGTCAGTATGACCAAACCCTCTGTACCTACTGTGCCCTGCTCAGCGCGGCCCTCGTGCCGGCGGTCGCCAGGGCATGGAAGGGGGAGCCCTGGAACGAAGTGGAGGTGCTGACCGGCAAGGTAATGCGCCCGACACCAGGAAAGAAAAAGACGATCCTGCTTGGCAAATGCATATATCTGGCCAACCGGAATCATCCTGATATCGCCGAGATGCTCGCTGTGAAGAGCTGTCCTCCCTCGCCGGAGGAGGTCGTGGATGTCTTCCACCGCGCCGGAATCCTCATCGAGCGGGGCTTGATAGAGGACATCGAGGCGGTTCCAGGCTTGTTTATGCAGAAGTACGAGGGCAAACCCGAGTTTGACGAAGGGCTTTTCAGGATTCCTTGA
- a CDS encoding Thioesterase family protein encodes MNEKRRYIEKPVGHHCFGCGTANPVGLNMQFYPCGDMLCSDVVLRGEHVGWENIAHGGIISTLLDEIMSWSIIYFRRVFFVTRKMEVKYVAPVPVGVPLTARGRIVDPTDPRHLKLAGELVDAEGRVLAKSKGDFVELSLERLPGVPEVVKEEMMRLFSIYASTGNARRPAEGAGNG; translated from the coding sequence ATGAACGAAAAGCGACGATATATCGAAAAACCTGTTGGCCACCACTGTTTTGGCTGTGGGACGGCCAACCCGGTGGGGCTGAACATGCAGTTCTATCCCTGCGGCGATATGCTCTGTTCCGATGTCGTCCTGAGGGGAGAGCACGTCGGCTGGGAAAACATCGCGCACGGCGGTATCATTTCGACCTTGCTGGATGAAATCATGTCCTGGTCGATCATCTACTTTCGCAGGGTGTTTTTCGTTACGCGGAAGATGGAGGTGAAATACGTCGCCCCCGTTCCTGTAGGGGTTCCGTTGACCGCCAGGGGACGCATCGTGGATCCGACTGACCCGCGGCATCTCAAGCTGGCCGGCGAACTGGTCGATGCCGAGGGGCGGGTTCTTGCGAAATCCAAGGGGGATTTTGTGGAACTGTCGCTCGAAAGACTGCCAGGGGTGCCGGAGGTGGTAAAAGAGGAAATGATGCGGCTGTTCTCCATTTATGCATCCACCGGCAACGCTCGGAGGCCTGCGGAAGGGGCCGGGAATGGATAA
- the prmA gene encoding Ribosomal protein L11 methyltransferase, with product MGGVASGASCPYRDLYIYALEGRVLRADESGFGSEFIGNWVEGDSSFLFFKEPADERVARLLAQRPELALSERYQFDYEEWQGGGLDCLSAGGVTFRAPWSRAGTDDGRTLLLDPGVVFGNGVHPTTRDCLSALAEAHARFPFHSVLDLGTGTGILALFAVAVGAERVLAVDLNPLCVRTAVRNVALNGFSDLIQVMEGRAEDFCRNGVDVVVANIHAEVIKSLLAVEAFLQSPVLIISGLLRTPFREIREKIRAAGYDIHRVYEHEMTWHTLMAVRPAAIDRAMGRFPGEF from the coding sequence ATGGGAGGAGTTGCGAGCGGGGCATCTTGCCCTTACCGGGATCTTTATATCTACGCTCTGGAGGGGAGGGTCCTTCGCGCTGATGAGTCGGGATTTGGATCTGAATTCATCGGCAATTGGGTGGAAGGAGACAGTTCATTTCTCTTTTTCAAGGAACCTGCCGATGAACGGGTCGCCCGTTTGCTTGCACAACGTCCTGAACTCGCGCTGAGCGAGCGGTACCAGTTTGATTATGAGGAGTGGCAGGGCGGGGGGCTGGATTGTCTATCCGCAGGAGGGGTTACCTTCCGGGCGCCGTGGTCCCGGGCCGGAACAGATGACGGCAGGACCCTGCTCCTCGACCCCGGAGTGGTTTTCGGAAACGGCGTACACCCGACGACCCGTGACTGTTTGAGCGCCCTGGCTGAGGCGCACGCGAGGTTTCCTTTTCATAGTGTGCTCGATCTCGGAACGGGGACCGGGATTCTTGCCCTTTTTGCCGTGGCCGTGGGTGCTGAGCGTGTCCTTGCGGTGGATCTGAATCCCCTGTGCGTCCGGACCGCCGTTCGGAACGTTGCCCTCAATGGATTTTCGGATCTGATCCAGGTAATGGAGGGGCGGGCAGAGGACTTTTGCCGGAACGGGGTCGACGTCGTGGTCGCGAATATCCATGCCGAGGTGATCAAAAGCCTGCTCGCCGTGGAGGCGTTTCTGCAAAGCCCGGTGCTCATCATCTCGGGTCTTTTGAGGACTCCTTTTCGGGAGATCCGCGAGAAGATCAGAGCGGCAGGCTATGACATACACAGGGTTTATGAACACGAGATGACGTGGCACACGCTTATGGCTGTGAGGCCGGCGGCTATCGACAGGGCCATGGGCCGATTCCCGGGTGAGTTTTGA
- the degT gene encoding Pleiotropic regulatory protein produces MKVPLLDLKMQYARIRDEIDQAVKEVCESQQFILGPVVAQLEKEIAGYCGSAYAVGVSSGTDALLISLMACGIGNGDLVITTPFTFFATVGSIVRVGATPLFVDIDEKTYNMDQRILGERLDRLPEEQRRQVKAIVPVHLFGQCADMSPILEIAGRYGLAVIEDAAQALGAEYRLPSGETVRAGAMGQMGCFSFFPSKNLGAFGDAGMVTTHDEELASRLNLLRVHGARTKYYHDLLGGNFRLDAIQAAVLRVKLRYLDRWTEGRRRNADIYRRLFEEKGLKEIGLPFEDTPRHIFNQFVIRVPYDRDGLKSFLNEQGIGCEIYYPVPMHMQPCFSMLGHRPEDFPVALEASETTLALPIYPELEENQLMYVADKIAEFFASKKTPKKSS; encoded by the coding sequence TTGAAGGTTCCACTACTTGATCTAAAAATGCAGTACGCTCGGATTCGTGATGAAATCGACCAGGCTGTGAAAGAGGTCTGCGAATCGCAGCAGTTCATCCTGGGGCCGGTGGTCGCTCAGTTGGAGAAGGAGATTGCCGGCTATTGCGGGAGTGCCTATGCTGTGGGCGTTTCCTCGGGAACGGATGCTCTCCTCATCTCGCTGATGGCATGCGGAATAGGCAACGGCGACCTGGTGATCACGACGCCTTTCACCTTTTTTGCGACGGTAGGTTCCATTGTTCGAGTGGGGGCTACGCCCCTGTTCGTCGATATCGACGAGAAGACCTATAATATGGATCAAAGGATCCTGGGCGAGAGGCTCGATCGGCTGCCCGAGGAGCAGCGTCGACAGGTCAAGGCAATCGTCCCGGTCCACCTTTTCGGCCAGTGTGCGGATATGTCTCCCATCCTGGAGATCGCAGGAAGATACGGGCTTGCGGTCATCGAGGACGCTGCGCAGGCATTGGGCGCGGAATATCGGCTTCCATCAGGTGAAACGGTGAGGGCCGGTGCGATGGGGCAGATGGGGTGTTTCTCCTTCTTCCCCTCCAAGAATCTGGGGGCTTTCGGGGACGCGGGGATGGTAACCACCCATGATGAGGAACTCGCCTCGAGGCTGAATCTGCTGCGTGTGCATGGGGCAAGAACGAAGTATTACCATGATCTGTTGGGAGGGAATTTCAGGCTGGATGCGATCCAGGCGGCGGTGCTGCGGGTCAAGCTTCGGTATCTCGATCGATGGACAGAGGGCAGGCGGCGGAACGCGGACATTTACAGACGCTTGTTCGAGGAGAAAGGCCTGAAGGAGATTGGCTTGCCGTTCGAAGACACGCCCCGACATATTTTCAATCAATTTGTCATAAGAGTCCCATACGACCGGGACGGATTGAAAAGCTTCCTGAATGAGCAAGGCATTGGATGCGAGATTTATTACCCAGTCCCGATGCATATGCAGCCCTGCTTCTCGATGCTCGGGCATCGGCCTGAAGATTTCCCAGTGGCCTTGGAGGCATCCGAAACGACGTTGGCGTTGCCGATTTACCCGGAACTGGAGGAAAATCAGCTTATGTATGTTGCTGATAAGATAGCTGAATTTTTTGCATCCAAAAAAACCCCAAAAAAATCCTCGTGA
- a CDS encoding hypothetical protein (Evidence 5 : Unknown function), translated as MAIGLFLSFLGLVAFSLWVFREKGFTGDAVRTIPPFEEVVSVPEGFRDAVGEIDRSVYRVLFDSGIDEESVSFERVIPQHRDGIVWDYAELSVRCSNEESARKLAHALAQNADVYDAPKIRGRILSSTGGRMVIEISKDNLRTHLVSLVWGVPEDRKAPRHPKLAIVIDDIGYDQRMADALMCLDFPLSLSILPYGPFSRDALEKCEERGLEVLLHLPMEPKGYPEVDPGEGAVLLQMDEIQIVDALDRALERVPGVKGVNNHMGSAFSENLQKMRVVFAFLKSHDLYYLDSRTSPRSVAIDLAGDLGLEAVSRNVFLDDDPSLRAVKTQMERLLSLARHNGSAVGIGHPYESTLQVLRESASRIRSEFEVVAVSELVKTR; from the coding sequence TTGGCCATTGGGCTTTTCCTCTCCTTTCTTGGCCTGGTGGCCTTCTCGTTATGGGTTTTCCGGGAGAAAGGGTTCACCGGGGATGCGGTCCGGACCATTCCGCCCTTCGAAGAGGTTGTCAGCGTTCCCGAAGGCTTCCGCGATGCCGTAGGGGAGATAGACAGATCTGTTTATCGCGTGCTTTTCGATTCGGGGATCGACGAGGAGAGTGTCTCTTTCGAGCGGGTTATTCCTCAGCATCGCGACGGGATCGTGTGGGATTATGCCGAGCTTTCGGTCCGCTGTTCGAATGAGGAGTCTGCGAGGAAGCTGGCACATGCCCTGGCACAAAACGCGGATGTCTATGACGCCCCTAAGATCCGGGGAAGGATCTTATCCTCGACGGGCGGGCGGATGGTGATCGAGATCAGCAAGGACAATCTGCGGACTCATCTCGTATCGCTTGTGTGGGGTGTTCCAGAGGATCGGAAAGCTCCGCGCCATCCCAAGCTTGCAATCGTCATCGACGATATCGGATATGACCAGCGGATGGCAGACGCCCTGATGTGTCTGGACTTTCCGCTGAGCCTTTCCATCCTGCCCTACGGCCCCTTTTCACGGGATGCCCTCGAGAAGTGCGAGGAACGTGGGCTGGAAGTGCTCTTGCATCTGCCGATGGAGCCGAAGGGTTACCCGGAGGTGGATCCGGGCGAGGGTGCGGTGCTGCTGCAGATGGATGAGATCCAGATCGTTGACGCGCTGGATCGGGCCCTTGAGCGGGTGCCCGGTGTCAAAGGGGTCAACAATCACATGGGATCCGCCTTCAGCGAGAACCTGCAGAAGATGCGTGTCGTGTTTGCATTTTTGAAGTCGCACGATCTGTATTACCTGGACAGCCGCACCAGCCCTCGAAGCGTCGCCATCGATCTGGCGGGTGATCTCGGGCTCGAGGCTGTGAGCAGGAATGTTTTTCTCGATGACGACCCTTCGCTGCGGGCCGTTAAGACGCAGATGGAGCGATTGCTGAGTCTTGCCCGGCATAACGGTTCGGCCGTGGGGATCGGTCACCCGTACGAATCCACCTTGCAGGTCCTGCGGGAATCCGCCTCGCGGATTCGCAGTGAATTCGAGGTGGTGGCTGTTTCTGAGTTGGTGAAAACCCGTTGA
- a CDS encoding hypothetical protein (Evidence 5 : Unknown function): MSEALGKQGPKGFSRVLESGRVDRRAVLVSGWERKGERKENLASGQSGQDSAPWPLGFSSPFLAWWPSRYGFSGRKGSPGMRSGPFRPSKRLSAFPKASAMP, translated from the coding sequence TTGTCCGAAGCGTTAGGAAAACAGGGCCCCAAGGGTTTCTCCAGGGTGTTGGAAAGCGGGCGCGTGGATCGGCGCGCGGTTCTGGTGTCTGGTTGGGAGCGAAAAGGAGAACGAAAAGAAAACCTCGCAAGCGGACAAAGCGGTCAGGATTCCGCCCCTTGGCCATTGGGCTTTTCCTCTCCTTTCTTGGCCTGGTGGCCTTCTCGTTATGGGTTTTCCGGGAGAAAGGGTTCACCGGGGATGCGGTCCGGACCATTCCGCCCTTCGAAGAGGTTGTCAGCGTTCCCGAAGGCTTCCGCGATGCCGTAG
- the ctpA gene encoding Carboxy-terminal-processing protease, which produces MHQFAKRFGRYFGLACLVILGSFLLNGRHDSVRAGTDDVYKNLEVFAEVLREVEQNYVEPKDAQTLIYGAIKGMVGSLDPHSSFMTREEHQELMQETQGSFTGIGIEITLKDDVLTVVSPIEGTPAYDAGLQAGDKIIKVEDKFTKDMTLTEAVKMIRGPRGTEVHLTIIREGEEAPLEFAIKRDVIPLKSVKVFRLTPDIGYARVSTFQSKTAEELSQALDGLEQSGELKGLILDLRNNPGGLLSQAIDVSDLFLDSGFIVTTKGRISSQNIEASAHRDDHARPYPIAVLVNGGSASAAEIVAGALQDNGRALVVGTRTFGKGSVQTILPLSDGSGLRLTTSLYYTPSGRSIQSSGIMPDVEVPFVRAEKDKAKEDLSLMMREEDLEGHLPSEKSDAEEGAEKDAKDPGEEAAQALLEKDNQVRYALDLLKSWKVFSRIKSAS; this is translated from the coding sequence ATGCATCAGTTTGCGAAAAGATTCGGCAGGTATTTTGGGCTGGCGTGCCTGGTCATCCTGGGGTCTTTCCTTTTGAACGGCCGGCATGACTCTGTGCGTGCCGGGACCGACGATGTCTACAAGAACCTCGAGGTATTCGCGGAGGTCCTGCGCGAGGTGGAACAGAACTATGTGGAGCCGAAGGATGCTCAGACACTGATCTACGGCGCTATCAAAGGGATGGTTGGGAGCCTCGATCCCCATTCCTCCTTCATGACGCGGGAGGAGCATCAGGAGTTGATGCAGGAGACCCAGGGCAGTTTTACGGGGATCGGCATCGAGATCACGCTGAAAGACGATGTGCTGACCGTCGTTTCTCCTATCGAGGGGACCCCGGCCTATGATGCGGGCTTGCAGGCGGGGGACAAGATCATCAAAGTCGAAGACAAGTTCACCAAAGACATGACGCTGACCGAGGCGGTCAAGATGATCCGCGGTCCCCGGGGGACAGAAGTCCATTTGACCATCATCCGTGAGGGGGAAGAGGCCCCCCTGGAATTCGCCATCAAAAGGGATGTCATTCCCCTGAAGAGTGTCAAGGTCTTCAGGCTGACCCCGGATATCGGTTATGCCAGGGTATCCACGTTCCAAAGCAAAACGGCTGAAGAGCTATCTCAGGCGTTGGATGGCCTGGAGCAGAGTGGGGAGTTGAAAGGGCTCATCCTCGATTTGCGGAACAACCCGGGCGGCCTTTTGTCCCAGGCCATAGACGTGTCGGACCTTTTTCTCGATTCCGGATTTATCGTGACGACCAAGGGACGGATTTCCTCCCAGAACATCGAGGCGAGCGCGCACCGGGATGATCACGCAAGGCCGTACCCCATCGCTGTGCTGGTGAACGGGGGGAGCGCCAGCGCGGCCGAGATTGTGGCCGGGGCGTTGCAGGACAACGGCCGCGCACTGGTCGTGGGTACCAGGACCTTTGGCAAGGGGTCGGTCCAGACGATCCTGCCTCTTTCGGACGGCTCCGGGTTGAGGCTGACCACTTCTTTATATTACACTCCCAGCGGACGTTCGATTCAGTCGAGCGGGATCATGCCGGATGTGGAAGTGCCCTTTGTCAGGGCTGAAAAGGACAAGGCCAAAGAAGACCTCTCGCTCATGATGAGGGAAGAGGACCTGGAGGGGCACCTGCCCTCCGAAAAATCCGATGCGGAGGAAGGCGCCGAAAAGGATGCCAAAGATCCGGGAGAGGAGGCCGCACAGGCCCTCCTCGAAAAAGACAACCAAGTTCGGTATGCCTTGGATCTGCTGAAAAGCTGGAAGGTTTTTTCCAGGATAAAGTCGGCATCCTGA
- a CDS encoding hypothetical protein (Evidence 5 : Unknown function) has protein sequence MSAGRIFQVVIVMGALWIWGSPGMSRAAENAVRRLDQIETHLSEEAQKLEAAQLREKDLLAELSMLQEKVRSGEAALDRLNREQRALEQEIESRKEAIAGMEDAAAAIEAQLARRLNVFYKFAREGYLKTIFSSQGLRELLHLIKYLKVIVSRDGRELQWLVEESSAGRQKIAELEAGLQDALTRHRALEQQAAAMQEELGGRVLDLVKVHQEKDFYETAVRELEVAAKEMRDRLSMLKEEESPSKERAFSDFERAKGSLQPPLPGEIVSAKDFLSKNDLDQRKGVFIRGDEDTVKAVFPGRIDFSGRLKGYGDMIIMNHGRRFYTVMGQLAERRRKTGEWVEAGEVLGSVKGGGPLYFEIRTGTENLDPREWFGLP, from the coding sequence TTGAGCGCCGGCCGGATTTTCCAGGTGGTGATCGTCATGGGTGCCTTGTGGATTTGGGGCTCCCCTGGGATGTCCCGGGCGGCGGAAAATGCGGTGCGTCGGCTCGATCAAATCGAGACCCACCTTTCGGAGGAGGCGCAGAAACTCGAGGCCGCTCAGCTGCGCGAAAAAGACCTGCTGGCCGAGTTGTCCATGCTGCAGGAGAAGGTTCGATCCGGTGAGGCGGCCCTGGATCGCCTGAACAGGGAACAGCGGGCATTGGAGCAGGAAATTGAATCCCGGAAGGAAGCCATCGCCGGGATGGAAGATGCGGCCGCTGCCATAGAAGCGCAGCTCGCCCGAAGACTGAACGTATTTTACAAGTTTGCCCGGGAAGGGTATCTGAAGACGATTTTCTCGTCCCAGGGCCTGCGCGAACTGCTGCATCTGATCAAATACCTGAAGGTAATCGTCAGCCGCGACGGGAGGGAATTACAGTGGCTCGTGGAAGAGTCTTCGGCCGGCAGACAGAAGATAGCCGAACTCGAGGCCGGCCTGCAAGATGCCCTGACGCGGCATCGGGCTCTGGAACAGCAGGCCGCTGCGATGCAGGAAGAGCTGGGGGGCAGGGTTCTCGATCTCGTAAAGGTTCATCAGGAAAAGGATTTTTACGAGACGGCCGTGAGGGAACTCGAGGTGGCCGCCAAGGAAATGAGGGATCGGCTTTCGATGCTGAAGGAGGAAGAATCGCCGTCGAAAGAACGTGCTTTTTCGGATTTTGAGAGGGCCAAGGGGAGTTTGCAGCCTCCTTTGCCCGGAGAGATTGTTTCCGCTAAAGACTTCTTGAGTAAGAACGACCTCGATCAGCGCAAGGGCGTCTTCATCCGTGGGGATGAGGATACGGTGAAAGCCGTGTTCCCCGGCCGGATTGATTTTTCTGGAAGGCTGAAAGGATACGGTGATATGATTATCATGAATCACGGACGCCGATTTTATACCGTTATGGGCCAGTTGGCCGAGCGGCGCAGAAAGACGGGAGAGTGGGTGGAGGCGGGGGAGGTGTTGGGATCGGTAAAAGGTGGAGGACCGCTCTACTTCGAGATCAGGACGGGAACGGAGAACCTCGACCCGCGTGAATGGTTCGGTCTGCCATGA